The Onthophagus taurus isolate NC chromosome 2, IU_Otau_3.0, whole genome shotgun sequence genome includes a window with the following:
- the LOC111419227 gene encoding lysophosphatidylserine lipase ABHD12-like translates to MISRDNEILEKYSEDSYEKGGGCCCCKTWKKCLKWSLIGFFTFLLFLFILIWVIFPIIFMCTVSIQRFLIFPAFKEPSNPEYDNFEKYGATGVRNIYVTLRDLDDNSLISLGVWHVLPEKLINESLENQDFSFDDALNSTEHDVIIYCHGNSGTRIHTYPTYVVLREFFHVIAMDYRGYGDSSPNKPSEKSIVNDLIQFYQWVRSKTPAKIYVWGHSLGSSLSTHLVMKLNEMDIVPTGLALEAPFTTIRDEIALHPLGKVFAWLLYFDATIRDPLERNEFLFKTTHYILNVTCPVMIVHAEDDIIIPSSLGQKLYNSAKENNHLQSSQDMLTLHLIDAKYKLGHMKVTQYEKMPEYIEKWKEVCDKHNSGKG, encoded by the exons ATG ATTAGCAGAGATAATGagatattagaaaaatattctgAAGATAGTTACGAGAAAGGTGGAGGTTGCTGTTGTTGCAAaacatggaaaaaatgtttaaaatggtCTTTAATTGGATT ttttacttttcttctatttcttttcattttaatctGGGTAATATTTccaataatatttatgtgtaCAGTTTCTATTCAAAGATTCTTAATATTTCCAGCTT TTAAAGAACCATCAAATCCAGAATACgataactttgaaaaatacGGCGCCACTGGTGTTAGAAACATCTATGTTACACTTCGTGATTTGGATGATAATTCGTTAATTTCTCTGGGCGTTTGGCACGTTTTACCCGAAAAACTAATCAATGAGTCTTTAGAAAACCAAGATTTTAGTTTTGATGACGCCTTAAATTCCACGGAACATGACGTTATCATTTATTGCCACGGAAATAGTGGTACAAGAATTCATACTTATCCAACATATGTTGTACTAAGAGAATTTTTCCATGTAATTGCAATGGACTAcagag GTTACGGTGATTCCTCGCCGAATAAACCATCGGAAAAATCAATCGTTAAtgatttaatacaattttatcaaTGGGTGAGATCAAAAACTCCAGCAAAAATCTATGTTTGGGGACATTCATTGGGAAGTTCTTTGAGTACGCATTTAGTAATGAAATTGAATGAAATGGATATAGTTCCTACAGGATTGGCTTTGGAAGCACCTTTCACCACAATACGTGATGAAATTGCACTCCACCCTCTtggaaaa gtttttgcATGGTTACTATATTTTGATGCAACTATTCGAGATCCGCTAGAGAGGAACGAATTCCTTTTTAAGACGActcattatattttaaatgttacatgTCCTGTTATGATAGTACATGCTGAAGATGATATAATTATTCCGTCTAGTTTAGGGCAAAAG ttataTAACTCagctaaagaaaataatcactTACAAAGCTCTCAAGATATGTTAACATTGCATTTAATTGATGCAAAATATAAATTAGGACATATGAAGGTAACTCAGTATGAAAAGATGCCTGAATATATTGA GAAATGGAAAGAAGTTTGTGATAAGCATAACTCAGGAAAGGGTTAA
- the LOC111419117 gene encoding lysophosphatidylserine lipase ABHD12-like has translation MPMKYTTAGVDPPEITRRKRHNYKKWIKIIVIVLVVIILLSLIILFVGVPLVFMWSFAVQEALMFTRFGLPTNPSDFHINLPGATNFYVTVQDKETNKLLSLGVWHLLPWSVVNATIEKKDNRTNHLEMLENTIYPIVIHFHGTGETRLDAWKMGKLLRYFFHVFLFDYRGYGDSTPGIMREEAVVEDCVQFYKWVMTKTNSKIYIWGHSLGASLALHTAKILGKQGVNIEGIILEAAFTSMFEEIPHHPYGKIFAWLPYFNATIRKPLLKNGFHFDNVQYVQEITAPILQFHAEDDSIIPLALGRKLYDASVSPNRTVTFVQVPRSYGCDHFFLYIYPDLPIYIQQFLYGNTKHWVRHFIEAKRQNSRKKIDKKSGTK, from the exons ATGCCTATGAAATACACCACGGCAGGTGTAGATCCTCCTGAAATAACACGAAGAAAAAGGCATAACTACaaaaaatggataaaaatTATAGTAATAGTATT agttgttataatattattatcattaataatattatttgttGGTGTACCTTTGGTGTTTATGTGGTCCTTTGCAGTACAAGAGGCATTAATGTTTACTAGAT ttGGTTTACCAACCAATCCTAGTGATTTCCACATAAATCTTCCTGGggcaacaaatttttatgtaaccGTACAAGACAAAGAAACCAATAAACTGTTAAGTTTAGGAGTATGGCACCTGCTTCCATGGTCTGTAGTAAACGCaacaattgaaaaaaaagATAACAGAACTAACCATTTAGAAATGTTGGAAAACACTATTTATCCAATTGTTATACATTTTCATGGAACAGGAGAAACGCGATTAGATGCTTGGAAAATGGGAAAACTtttacgttatttttttcatgtGTTCTTATTTGATTACAGAg GATATGGTGATTCAACTCCTGGTATAATGAGAGAAGAAGCTGTTGTAGAAGATTGTGTACAATTTTATAAGTGGGTTATGACGAAAACAAACTCAAAAATATACATTTGGGGTCATTCTTTAGGAGCCAGTTTAGCATTGCACACAGCAAAAATTTTAGGGAAACAAGGAGTGAATATTGAAGGAATTATTTTAGAGGCTGCTTTTACATCAATGTTTGAAGAAATACCGCATCATCCATAtggaaaa attttCGCTTGGCTTCCatattttaatgcaacaatACGGAaacctttattaaaaaatggatttcaTTTTGATAATGTACAATATGTGCAAGAAATAACTGCACCAATTCTTCAATTTCATGCAGAAGATGATAGTATAATACCATTAGCTTTAGGAAGAAAG TTATATGATGCATCAGTTTCACCAAATAGAACAGTGACTTTTGTTCAAGTACCCAGATCTTATGGATGtgatcatttttttctttacatttaTCCAGATTTACCAATTTATATACA ACAATTCCTATACGGAAATACAAAACACTGGGTGCGACATTtcattgaagctaaaagacaAAATTCACGAAAAAAGATTGACAAAAAATCTGGGACAAAGTAG